The Deltaproteobacteria bacterium genome window below encodes:
- a CDS encoding DEAD/DEAH box helicase — MDPLSLFHPRISQWFSENVGAPTEVQKQAWPSIAAGEHLLVSAPTGSGKTLAAFLWALNQLVIGTWDTGHLHVLYVSPLKALNNDVQRNLLGPLSRLKQVFESAGETFPSIRVFTRSGDTPQSERLRMQRHPPEILITTPESLNLLLSSLGGRNVLAGLSTVILDEIHAVIGTKRDVHLITAVDRLVRLSGEFQRIALSATIRPLEAVSGFIGGYRLEGNPAHPKYVPRSVTTICSEESKDYDIQVRFPQEVVDPWNKKSVWDSLAGEFKNIIGRNRSTLLFVNSRRLCEKITYKINLGEDRAIAYSHHGSLSREIRGEVERRLKAGELKAIVATNSLELGIDIGALDEVVLIQSPPSISSAIQRIGRAGHQVGQISRGTLFPTHSQDFLEAAVLAQAVLDQDIEAVRPVECPLDVLAQIIVSMAGTETWDLDSLYAQLRTSYPYRTLSRDHFDLVLNMLAGRYADTRIRELKPRVSIDRLDNTVAARKGALLSLYGSGGMIPDRGYFHLRRHDTNARIGELDEEFVWEARIGQTITIGTQNWRIERITHNDVFVTPAHPKAMATPFWRGEENNRHFHFSDRIARFLEKADANLGDPDYARILQQENRMDASSAGQLIEFLKEQKEATGCSLPHRHHLLLEFVHSGPGGAPGNQVVMHTMWGGRVNRPFGMALGAAWEARFGRRVEMFTSNDCIALVLPHEVSAEELLSLVTVATVETWLRSRLEKSGFFGARFRECSGRALLLTRDKFNERMPLWMSRLRSQRLLDSVSAYEDFPVLLETWRTCLKDEFDLENLKKLLAELETGAITWSVARTGRPSPMARSVSWRQVNEYMYMGDGADSGRASRLRDDLIRDVVFSPDMRPSIAPDLIERFEMKRRRLSPGYAPDTPRDLLDWVKERWVLPESEWKRLLEAVRRDRGPDLDTVLEPVAGKLVRLFPPEASQPLVAAMELVPAVLHALSPGSDHVPMEPLAPGGSVWSVRGKDSSDPEKDAAELLTTLLGEWLRFHGPVTVEFIATSLGVHRQRLSLALEELLDSKQLVSGILVSDRDEELVCDSENFEILLRMARSENIPAFHPLEPEWLPVFLADFQGVAKPARDSEALYERVEQLLCYFAAAESWETEILPARAHPYNTDTLDKMLRETELAWIGGKGHKVAFYFDPDLDLMREEQGVTGARDLADTDRGAKNGDSSDTTDSKALFPDPMGRYDFSTMLRASGRSPGDLVRYLWQEVWEGRVSNDTFSVLRRGIEHQFEPEPALSETANRAQRRHGMGRRSAFSRWKSALPMAGSWFRIPSSDLEADPVETEERNKDRVRLLLDRYGILFRELLLNEVQAFRWPHLFRSLRLMELSGELLSGCFFEGIPGPQFISHKAFRALERALPDDRIFWINAADPASLCGVPLDGLKAGLPRRIGSTHLVYKGRELEVISQRNGKILTFRVPPDDPRMQEYLGFLHHLLRRPFQPLRQIIIETVNDEEAYRSPYVDPLRTGFDAVVDYKRVVLYRRVA; from the coding sequence GTGGATCCGTTGTCCCTCTTTCATCCCCGAATCTCGCAGTGGTTTTCCGAGAATGTCGGCGCGCCTACAGAGGTGCAGAAACAGGCCTGGCCGAGCATTGCCGCTGGGGAACACCTTCTCGTCAGCGCTCCCACCGGCAGCGGCAAGACCCTCGCCGCCTTTTTGTGGGCCCTGAATCAGCTCGTGATCGGAACTTGGGACACCGGCCACCTCCACGTACTGTATGTTTCTCCTTTAAAGGCCCTGAACAACGACGTTCAAAGAAACCTGCTGGGGCCTTTATCCAGGCTGAAACAGGTCTTTGAGTCGGCCGGGGAAACGTTTCCATCCATTCGTGTGTTTACCCGAAGCGGCGATACCCCCCAGTCCGAACGCCTCCGTATGCAGCGACATCCGCCCGAAATCCTTATTACGACTCCGGAAAGCCTCAATTTGCTGCTCAGTTCGTTGGGTGGACGAAACGTGCTGGCGGGACTGTCCACCGTGATTCTGGATGAAATTCATGCGGTGATCGGGACCAAACGGGACGTTCATCTCATTACCGCCGTGGATCGCCTCGTACGACTGTCGGGCGAGTTCCAGCGAATCGCTCTGTCTGCGACGATTCGGCCGCTCGAGGCGGTTTCCGGGTTCATCGGGGGCTATCGGCTCGAAGGGAATCCGGCCCATCCGAAGTATGTTCCAAGATCCGTCACTACCATTTGTTCGGAAGAATCCAAGGACTACGACATTCAGGTGCGGTTTCCTCAGGAGGTCGTGGACCCATGGAATAAGAAATCGGTCTGGGACTCGTTGGCGGGCGAGTTCAAAAACATCATCGGAAGAAATCGGTCCACGCTTTTGTTCGTGAACAGCCGGCGCTTGTGCGAAAAGATCACGTATAAGATCAACCTTGGGGAGGATCGCGCCATTGCGTATTCCCATCATGGATCTCTGTCACGGGAAATTCGGGGAGAAGTGGAACGGAGGCTCAAGGCCGGTGAGCTAAAAGCCATCGTGGCTACGAATTCCCTCGAGCTGGGGATTGACATTGGCGCCTTGGACGAGGTGGTGCTCATCCAGTCTCCGCCCTCGATTTCGTCGGCCATCCAAAGGATCGGGCGGGCGGGTCACCAGGTGGGGCAGATCAGCCGGGGAACTCTTTTCCCCACCCACTCGCAAGATTTTCTGGAAGCCGCCGTGCTGGCGCAAGCCGTGCTCGATCAGGACATCGAGGCGGTACGGCCGGTCGAGTGTCCCTTGGACGTGCTCGCTCAAATCATCGTTTCCATGGCTGGAACCGAAACCTGGGATCTGGATTCCCTGTATGCGCAACTGCGCACCAGTTATCCCTACCGAACCCTCAGCCGGGACCACTTCGACCTGGTGTTGAACATGTTGGCCGGAAGATACGCGGACACCCGGATTCGGGAACTCAAGCCCCGGGTTTCCATCGACCGCCTCGATAACACGGTGGCCGCGAGAAAGGGGGCCTTGTTATCCCTCTACGGCTCCGGGGGCATGATACCGGACCGCGGGTATTTCCACTTGCGGCGACACGACACCAATGCGCGTATCGGAGAACTGGACGAGGAATTTGTTTGGGAAGCCCGGATCGGACAGACGATCACCATCGGCACTCAAAATTGGAGAATCGAGCGCATCACCCACAACGATGTGTTCGTGACGCCGGCGCATCCAAAGGCCATGGCGACTCCGTTTTGGAGGGGAGAAGAGAATAACCGGCATTTTCACTTTTCAGACCGTATTGCCCGCTTCTTGGAGAAAGCTGACGCCAACCTTGGCGATCCCGACTACGCCCGTATCCTGCAGCAGGAAAACCGGATGGACGCCTCGTCGGCCGGGCAACTGATTGAATTTTTAAAAGAGCAAAAGGAAGCTACCGGATGCTCCTTGCCTCACCGGCATCACCTGTTGCTCGAATTCGTGCACTCGGGACCCGGAGGGGCGCCGGGAAATCAGGTGGTGATGCATACGATGTGGGGCGGCCGGGTAAACCGGCCCTTCGGCATGGCTCTGGGCGCCGCCTGGGAAGCCCGTTTCGGGCGGCGTGTCGAGATGTTCACGAGCAATGACTGCATTGCTTTGGTGCTGCCGCACGAAGTGAGCGCAGAGGAACTTCTCAGCCTGGTAACCGTTGCGACGGTTGAAACATGGCTGAGGAGCCGGCTCGAGAAGTCCGGTTTTTTCGGCGCTCGCTTCAGGGAATGCAGCGGGCGAGCTCTTCTGCTGACCCGCGACAAGTTCAATGAACGCATGCCTCTCTGGATGAGTCGGCTTCGATCCCAAAGGCTTCTGGATTCCGTATCAGCGTACGAGGATTTTCCCGTGCTCCTCGAGACCTGGCGCACCTGCCTCAAGGACGAGTTCGATCTCGAGAATCTCAAGAAGCTTCTGGCGGAACTGGAAACCGGCGCCATCACCTGGTCCGTTGCGAGAACCGGACGCCCGAGTCCCATGGCCCGCAGCGTGAGCTGGCGGCAGGTCAATGAATACATGTACATGGGCGACGGGGCCGACTCGGGCCGGGCTTCCAGACTTCGCGACGATCTGATTCGGGACGTGGTGTTCTCACCGGACATGAGGCCTTCGATTGCGCCGGACTTGATCGAGCGGTTCGAAATGAAACGCCGGCGACTCAGTCCGGGTTACGCTCCGGATACGCCGCGGGACCTTCTGGATTGGGTGAAGGAACGCTGGGTCCTGCCGGAGTCGGAGTGGAAACGGTTGCTCGAGGCCGTGCGCCGGGACCGCGGTCCCGACTTGGACACTGTGCTCGAGCCCGTTGCCGGCAAGCTGGTTCGCCTCTTTCCACCCGAGGCTTCGCAGCCTCTCGTGGCGGCGATGGAACTCGTTCCAGCTGTGTTGCATGCCTTGTCTCCGGGATCGGATCACGTTCCGATGGAACCGTTGGCGCCCGGTGGTTCGGTATGGTCTGTAAGGGGAAAGGATTCCTCAGACCCTGAAAAAGACGCGGCTGAACTCCTTACGACTTTGCTCGGCGAGTGGTTGCGATTCCATGGACCGGTGACGGTGGAATTCATCGCCACTTCCCTCGGCGTCCATCGGCAGCGGCTCTCCCTCGCCCTCGAGGAACTTCTTGATTCGAAGCAGCTCGTTTCCGGAATCCTGGTCTCGGATCGCGATGAAGAGCTGGTCTGCGATAGTGAGAATTTCGAGATCCTGCTCCGAATGGCCCGATCGGAAAACATTCCGGCCTTTCATCCATTGGAACCGGAGTGGTTGCCGGTGTTTCTGGCCGATTTTCAGGGTGTGGCCAAACCGGCGAGGGATTCGGAAGCTTTGTATGAACGTGTCGAACAACTCCTGTGCTATTTCGCGGCGGCCGAGTCGTGGGAAACGGAGATCCTTCCGGCCCGTGCGCATCCCTACAACACCGACACGCTGGACAAGATGTTGCGGGAAACGGAACTGGCCTGGATCGGCGGCAAAGGTCACAAGGTCGCGTTCTATTTCGATCCGGATCTGGATCTGATGCGTGAGGAGCAGGGGGTTACAGGAGCACGGGACCTGGCGGATACGGATCGAGGCGCGAAGAACGGCGATTCTTCGGACACCACCGATTCGAAAGCCCTGTTTCCCGATCCCATGGGCCGCTACGATTTCTCGACCATGCTGCGCGCGTCCGGACGTTCTCCCGGCGACCTGGTTCGGTATTTGTGGCAGGAAGTGTGGGAGGGGCGAGTGTCCAACGACACCTTCTCCGTGCTGAGGAGGGGCATCGAGCATCAATTCGAGCCGGAGCCCGCACTGTCGGAAACCGCCAATCGAGCTCAAAGACGCCACGGCATGGGAAGACGTAGTGCTTTTTCTCGTTGGAAAAGCGCCCTGCCCATGGCGGGAAGCTGGTTTCGCATTCCGAGTTCCGACCTGGAGGCCGATCCGGTGGAAACCGAGGAGCGCAACAAGGATCGCGTCCGCCTGCTGCTGGACCGGTACGGAATTCTTTTCAGGGAACTTCTGCTCAACGAAGTCCAGGCGTTTCGATGGCCCCACCTGTTCCGGTCTCTGCGATTGATGGAACTTTCCGGAGAGCTGCTGTCCGGATGCTTCTTCGAGGGTATCCCAGGACCCCAATTCATATCGCACAAAGCGTTTCGCGCGTTGGAACGGGCGCTCCCGGACGACCGGATCTTCTGGATCAATGCCGCGGATCCCGCGTCTTTGTGCGGAGTGCCTCTCGATGGGCTCAAGGCCGGACTGCCGAGACGTATCGGAAGCACGCATCTGGTGTACAAGGGAAGAGAATTGGAGGTGATTTCCCAGCGGAACGGCAAGATCCTCACCTTTCGCGTACCCCCGGACGACCCGCGCATGCAGGAATATCTCGGGTTTCTCCATCATCTCCTGCGCCGGCCGTTTCAACCCCTCAGACAAATCATTATCGAGACTGTCAATGACGAAGAGGCGTACCGCAGTCCTTATGTGGATCCATTGCGCACGGGTTTCGACGCGGTCGTGGATTACAAACGTGTGGTGCTGTATCGGAGGGTGGCGTGA